The Aminivibrio sp. genome segment TCGTCAATAAAAGCCCGCTGGATGGGATGGAGTTCACCCCTGGGACCCACAAGCCCCTCCACGGTCAGGACGGATTTGCCTTCCGCCTCGAGAGCGAGGACCATGCAGGATTTCTGGGCCAGGTCGTCGATCACCACGGTGCAGGTGCCGCACTCCCCTTCCTCGCAGCCCCGCTTGACGCTGGTGACGCCGTATTCCCGGAGGGCCCGGAGAAGGGTCGTCCGGGGCTCCGCGGAAAAGGTCACCGGCCTCCCGTTGAGAATGAAATGAACGTCTCTTTTCATGATGCACTTCCTCCCTGGAGTCTCTCCGCGCAGAGAGCCACCGCCCTTTTGGTCAGCTCGTCCACCATGGAGAGCCGATATTCCCGCGACGCCCGGACGTCGGTGATAGGATTGGTTGCCTCGGCGGCCGCCTTCCCGGCCTTTTCGAGAAGGTCATCCCCGGGAGCGGCAGCCCCCTGGAGGATCTTCTCCGCCTCCGCAGCCCGGACCGGCCTCGGGGCAACCGCCCCGCAGGCGATCCTGTAAGTTCTCCCCCCCTCGCCGTCCACGGCAAGGCAAGCCACTCCCACCTGGGCAAGGTCGAGGGCATTGCGCCGGGCAAGCTTGAGGTAGCATCCGGCACTTCTCTCCCCGGGAAGGGGAAGGGTCGCGGCGGTCACGATCTCGCCGGGATTGAGGCAGTTCTTCCTCGGTCCGGTGATGAAGTCGGCGAAGGGGATGTCCCGCTCGCCGCCCGGGCCGAAAACATGGAGCACCGCCTCGTAGACGGCGAAGGAGGGGATGATGTCCCCGGAGGGGACGGAAGCGCAGATATTGCCGAGGACCGTGGCCTTGTTCCGGATGAGGACGTCGGAATGGGAAAGGCAGGCGTCCCGGAGGACGGGATAGTAGCGTTTCACATCCTCGTTCTCCGCCGCTTCGTTTACTGTGGCGAGGGCCCCGATCTTGATGCCCCGATGAGGGTAGAAGGAGATTCCCCTGAGTTCGGGTATTTCCGAAAGATCGACCAGGACAGCGGGATGGACCACGTGTTTCCGCATCCAGACGAGAACGTCCGTTCCTCCCGCCTTCACCATGGCCTGAGAACCGTGTTTCTCCAGGATCTCCGCCGCTGAGGCGAGAGACCTGGGCCGCTCCATTTCAAAAGCCAGCATGAAAACCACCCCCCGAAAGAACACAGGCGAACGGCACGACACAGGGAATGCCGCCGCGGCGGCCGCCTGCCCTATGGAAAAGGGCGTCCCCAAAAGGAGACGCCCGAAGAAGCTGATTTATTCCTCTGCGAAAGCGACGATGCGGGAAATGCAGGATTCTCCGCCGACGAAGCGCCAGGGGAAGCAGCCGATGGTGACGCGCTTGCCGCTGACCAGGTCGATATCGCCCGCCACGCACTCGGCATGGATCAGGTTGCTGGGGAAGAGGGCGATGTGCATCACCTGGTAGTCCTCTTCAGGGAAGAAGTCGTCAAGGCCCTTGCCGTACTTCTTCTTCAGGTGGGCGTCGGCCTGCCTGGCCTGGACGGGCATCCACTCCCGGATCTTGGTGTTCATGGGGTGGTCAGCGGAACCGCAGTCCACGCCGATCCACTTGATCTTTCTCTTCAGGGCCCACGTGGCGAACTCCCGGGTGGGTCCGGGGTGCTTTACCATGTACCGGACTTCGTCGGCCTCGGGCTCGTTCCAGCCGTACCTGTGGTAGCCGGTGTTGATGATGAGGATGTCGCCGTCACGGATGTCCGCCCGGGCCTCGAGATCCTCTGGGGTGTAGATGCCGTAGTCCTCGGCGATGTCCTTGATGTCCACCACGACACCGGGGCCCACGAGGAAATCCTTCAGGGGCAGGCTGGCAATGTCGCCGCCGTGGCCGCAGAAGTGGATGGGGCCGTCAAGGTGGGTTCCCACGTGGTTGGAGTGGGTCAGAAGCTGCCCGTTGGCTCCGTTGGGGGCCAGGCGCTTGAAATACTTCACCTGGAGGGGTTCATAGGTGGGCCAGGGCGGGGTCTGCACGCCGATGGGAATGGTGAGGTCATAGACCTTGATGTTTGCCCAGTTCTTCAGTTCGAGACTCTTGCTCATTCAAAAACGCCTCCTTTTAGATTGAATCAATCCGGTCTTCCCGGGTCATTCGCCCAGGTACCGGTCCGCGAACGCCTCGGCGGCCTTGAGAAAGGCCTCCGCAGGC includes the following:
- a CDS encoding (2Fe-2S)-binding protein, whose translation is MMKRDVHFILNGRPVTFSAEPRTTLLRALREYGVTSVKRGCEEGECGTCTVVIDDLAQKSCMVLALEAEGKSVLTVEGLVGPRGELHPIQRAFIDEGAIQCGFCTPGMIMSAYAFLRKNPDPTEEDIRVALAGNLCRCTGYIPIFRAVRKAAAAMRELGHIPGGAR
- a CDS encoding xanthine dehydrogenase family protein subunit M, producing the protein MLAFEMERPRSLASAAEILEKHGSQAMVKAGGTDVLVWMRKHVVHPAVLVDLSEIPELRGISFYPHRGIKIGALATVNEAAENEDVKRYYPVLRDACLSHSDVLIRNKATVLGNICASVPSGDIIPSFAVYEAVLHVFGPGGERDIPFADFITGPRKNCLNPGEIVTAATLPLPGERSAGCYLKLARRNALDLAQVGVACLAVDGEGGRTYRIACGAVAPRPVRAAEAEKILQGAAAPGDDLLEKAGKAAAEATNPITDVRASREYRLSMVDELTKRAVALCAERLQGGSAS
- a CDS encoding cyclase family protein, which translates into the protein MSKSLELKNWANIKVYDLTIPIGVQTPPWPTYEPLQVKYFKRLAPNGANGQLLTHSNHVGTHLDGPIHFCGHGGDIASLPLKDFLVGPGVVVDIKDIAEDYGIYTPEDLEARADIRDGDILIINTGYHRYGWNEPEADEVRYMVKHPGPTREFATWALKRKIKWIGVDCGSADHPMNTKIREWMPVQARQADAHLKKKYGKGLDDFFPEEDYQVMHIALFPSNLIHAECVAGDIDLVSGKRVTIGCFPWRFVGGESCISRIVAFAEE